In the genome of Campylobacter helveticus, the window CAATCTGGCAAAAAATGCATTAAATTTGCAAAATGAGAATGTGTAACTTTGTCTTTTTCCCTCTCGTAAATCAAAAGCTTCGCAGCTTCTTTTGGGTAGATAGGGTGGGAGGCGATTTGCTCTTTTGGTAGGAAATAATCATAATTGCAGAGTTTTAAATCTTCGTGCATTTTGGCTCTTATTGTGCGTCATCTTTTGGAGCGGGATTGACTTTTTTGGCGATTAAAATGGAAATTCCATAAAGCCCACAAAGTGGGATAGCGAGTAAAAATTGCGAAAAAACATCAGGTGGGGTCATCATCGCAGAAAAGATAAAGATGACTAAAACGGCGATTCTAAATTGCCTTTTTAAAAAAGCATCATCAACTAAGCCTAGTTTAGCGAAAAAATAAGTCAAAACAGGCATTTCAAAAGCCAAGCCAAAAGCTACCATTAATTTTGTAAAAAAGCCTACATAAGCCCCTATGCTAATGATAGGCTTGAAATTTTGCACACTTGCACCAAAATCAATGAGAAATTTAAAAGTAAAAGGCACAACGACAAAATAGCAAAACACGCACCCAAGAATAAACATCAAACTCGCAAAAAGCACAAAAGGCACAACGAGGCGTTTTTCATTATCGTAAAGCCCCGGTGCGACAAAACTCCAAAACTGCCAAAAAATCACAGGTAAAGAAAATAAAAAAGCCGCAAAAAATGCCACCTTCATCGCTGTAAATAAAGGCTCTGCCATTTCGATAAAATTAATTTGCTTAGAAATTTCAGGCAAAACGGCTTCAAGAGGCATAGTAAGGATATCTAGGATATATTTATTAAAAGCGAAGCAAACAAAAAATAGCACGATAACGCATAACACGCTTATAAGCAATCTTTTCCTAAGTTCGATTAAATGTGGTTTTAATTCTTCAAACATTTGTTTTTTCCGTAGGAGTTTTTGGCGTTAAATTTTCTTTTTCTCTGCTGTCAAAGGTCAAATCAACTTTGGCTTTATCTAAAATATCTCTTTTTAAATCGTCAAATTCTTCAAAGCTGAGCTTTTTGCGTATATTTTCGTTGCTTATGGAAAATTCATCTTGGTATTTTTTCGCTTCGTCTTTTAGCTCTTTAATGCGAATTTCTTTTTCAATACCAGCCTTTGCGTCATTGATATTGCGTTTAATGGCTTTGATGATTTTAGCCATTTGAACGATGGCATCGGGAAGCTTGTCAGGTCCCAACACCAAAATAGCGACAATTAAAATAACGATAATTTCACCCATACTCATAAAAAAACCTTAAAAAGATAGCATTTTATCTAAAAATACTTATTTAGGATTTAAGACTTTGCATTAAAAAATTATCTATGAGCCTCGTTTTTCCTATATAAACGGCTAAAGCACCCAAAACACTATCTTCGATGCGTTCTAAATTTTCCATAGTTTTGGGATTGACAAGCTCGATATAATCAATCCTAGCAAGCTTTTCTTTTTCTAATTCTTCACGCATTGCTTTAAGGATAATTTTACCCTCTCTTTCGCCTTTTTGGATTAAATTTTGTGCTAAAAAAACAGCTCTTGAAAGCACTAAAGCTGCCTTTCTTTCATCTTCGTTTAGATAAACATTGCGAGAGCTTTTTGCAAGTCCATCTTCCTCCCTTACGATAGGGCAAATTTCTATGTTAAGATTTAAATTCAAGTCTTCAACCATATGTTTTACCACAGCACACTGCTGGGCGTCTTTTTGTCCAAAATACGCCGTGTTAGGCTCGATAAGATGAAAAAATTTCATCAAAACGGTGCAAACGCCACGAAAATGCCCCTCTCTTTTCGCTCCGCATAGTTTATCAGTCAGCGAGTTCATATCCACATAAGTGCTAAAGCCTTTAGGATACATTTCTAAAACGCTTGGCGCAAATAGCACCGCCACGCCCTCATTTTCACAAAGTTTTGCGTCTCTTTGCAAGTCTCTTGGGTAGCTTTCTAAATCCTCATTGACGCCAAATTGCATAGGATTGACAAAAATGCTAACGACAACTTTATCATTGCTAGACGCTTTTTTAATTAGGCTTAAATGTCCCTCGTG includes:
- the tatC gene encoding twin-arginine translocase subunit TatC, with the translated sequence MFEELKPHLIELRKRLLISVLCVIVLFFVCFAFNKYILDILTMPLEAVLPEISKQINFIEMAEPLFTAMKVAFFAAFLFSLPVIFWQFWSFVAPGLYDNEKRLVVPFVLFASLMFILGCVFCYFVVVPFTFKFLIDFGASVQNFKPIISIGAYVGFFTKLMVAFGLAFEMPVLTYFFAKLGLVDDAFLKRQFRIAVLVIFIFSAMMTPPDVFSQFLLAIPLCGLYGISILIAKKVNPAPKDDAQ
- the panC gene encoding pantoate--beta-alanine ligase, with translation MQIIENIADLKKIIKEWKSQGLSIGYVPTMGYLHEGHLSLIKKASSNDKVVVSIFVNPMQFGVNEDLESYPRDLQRDAKLCENEGVAVLFAPSVLEMYPKGFSTYVDMNSLTDKLCGAKREGHFRGVCTVLMKFFHLIEPNTAYFGQKDAQQCAVVKHMVEDLNLNLNIEICPIVREEDGLAKSSRNVYLNEDERKAALVLSRAVFLAQNLIQKGEREGKIILKAMREELEKEKLARIDYIELVNPKTMENLERIEDSVLGALAVYIGKTRLIDNFLMQSLKS
- the tatB gene encoding Sec-independent protein translocase protein TatB — encoded protein: MSMGEIIVILIVAILVLGPDKLPDAIVQMAKIIKAIKRNINDAKAGIEKEIRIKELKDEAKKYQDEFSISNENIRKKLSFEEFDDLKRDILDKAKVDLTFDSREKENLTPKTPTEKTNV